Proteins from one Prevotella sp. E2-28 genomic window:
- a CDS encoding efflux RND transporter permease subunit — translation MTFTNFIKRPVLSTVISILIVILGVIGLFSLPIEQYPDIAPPTVVVYTSYPGADAETVKNSVITPLEESINGVEGMDYITSTAGAGSAQLSILFRQGMNADMCAVNVQNRVQQAQALLPAEVTRIGVTVMKRQTSQVLMYSITSDGRYDDEFLTNYANINIVPALKRIQGVGDVQSPGLKTYAMRIWLKPDVMKQYNLMPSDISGLLAEQNIEAAPGQFGEQSDVAYEYAMRYTGRFKTAEEFGNIIISSDANGQTLKLKDVADIELGGQQYTVSMKNNNIPSVMGMVQQIAGSNANEIAKQVKAELEEQAKLFPPGMIYKINYDVTEFLYASIEEVIFTLLFTLVLVFIVIYVFLQDWRSTLIPLIAVPVSLVGTFFFLSVMGFSINLLVLSALLLAIAIVVDDAIVVVEAVHAKLDQGYKSALTASIDAMNEISGAIISITLVMASVFIPVSFLGGTTGTFYREFGVTMAVSIFISALNALTLSPALCAIFLKPHSKDGHKQLSRIDRFHLAFNTAYDKILGKYKKSIEKSVRKPVIIIIAVVLGIAALAGTASVTSTGLVPSEDTGTIFCTISMPPATSVARTKQVISQVDSILAADPAIQSREQIQGYNFIAGSGSDQATFIIKLKPFSERQKGLWWKISGLWEGDGIYRFFMNPLDANMVVAQIFIKTAHIKDASILAFSPPMIPGFSASGGVSLVMQDRTGGDLQRFYGIVKDYIAELNKRPEIQMAQTSYNPSYPQYMVHVDVAKCKQVGVSPSVVLSTLQGYYGGLYASNFNAYGKLYRVMIQGAPETRMTEESLNSIYVRTPAGMSPVKEFCTLERVYGPSNINRFNLFTSINVQVQEADGYSSGEVLKACQEVAATMLPTGYTYDYTGLTREEAKASNSTWIIFLLCFLFIYLILSAQYESYILPWAVLLSVPFGLAGCFGFTALFGHSNDIYMQISLIMLIGLLAKNAILIIQFALERRQTGMAISWAAVLGAAARLRPILMTSLAMIIGLLPMMFASGVGKNGNQTLGAAAVGGMLVGTLLQIFVVPGLFVIFQTLQEKFRPMKFEDEENGDVAAELAQYAHEEPVTYELEK, via the coding sequence ATGACTTTTACGAATTTTATCAAACGCCCGGTACTTTCAACGGTAATATCCATACTTATCGTTATCCTGGGTGTCATCGGACTGTTCTCGCTGCCTATTGAGCAGTATCCGGATATTGCACCGCCCACGGTGGTGGTCTATACCAGTTACCCCGGTGCCGATGCTGAGACGGTGAAAAACTCAGTCATCACGCCGCTTGAGGAAAGTATCAACGGTGTGGAGGGCATGGACTATATCACCTCAACGGCGGGTGCTGGTTCGGCTCAGTTGAGCATTCTGTTCCGTCAGGGCATGAATGCCGATATGTGTGCCGTGAACGTGCAGAACCGCGTGCAGCAGGCTCAGGCCTTGCTGCCTGCAGAGGTAACGCGCATCGGTGTGACGGTGATGAAGCGTCAGACCTCGCAGGTGCTCATGTACTCTATCACCTCCGATGGTAGATATGATGACGAGTTCCTCACCAACTATGCCAATATCAACATCGTGCCGGCACTGAAGCGTATTCAGGGCGTGGGCGACGTGCAGAGCCCTGGCTTGAAGACCTATGCTATGCGTATATGGCTGAAGCCCGACGTGATGAAGCAGTACAACCTGATGCCGTCCGACATCAGTGGCCTGCTGGCAGAGCAGAATATCGAGGCTGCACCCGGACAGTTTGGTGAGCAGAGCGACGTGGCATACGAATATGCCATGCGCTACACGGGTCGCTTCAAGACTGCCGAGGAGTTCGGAAACATCATTATCAGCAGCGATGCCAACGGACAGACGCTGAAACTCAAGGATGTGGCCGACATTGAACTGGGCGGACAGCAATACACCGTTTCAATGAAAAACAACAACATACCCTCGGTGATGGGTATGGTGCAGCAGATTGCCGGTTCTAATGCCAACGAGATTGCCAAGCAGGTGAAGGCCGAACTGGAAGAGCAGGCCAAACTGTTCCCGCCGGGCATGATCTATAAGATTAACTACGATGTCACGGAGTTCCTCTATGCCAGTATCGAGGAGGTTATCTTCACCCTGCTGTTCACGCTGGTGCTGGTGTTCATCGTTATCTACGTGTTCCTGCAGGACTGGCGCTCTACGCTGATTCCTCTGATCGCCGTGCCCGTGTCGCTGGTGGGTACATTCTTCTTCCTCAGCGTGATGGGCTTCTCTATCAACCTGTTGGTACTGTCGGCCCTGCTGCTGGCTATTGCCATTGTGGTCGATGATGCCATTGTGGTGGTTGAGGCCGTACATGCCAAGTTGGACCAGGGCTATAAGAGTGCGTTGACAGCCTCTATCGATGCCATGAACGAGATTTCGGGTGCTATCATCTCTATCACCCTGGTGATGGCGTCGGTGTTTATTCCTGTATCGTTCCTGGGCGGCACCACCGGTACGTTCTATCGTGAATTTGGTGTGACGATGGCTGTGTCTATCTTTATCTCGGCTCTGAATGCCTTGACGCTGTCGCCTGCCCTCTGTGCCATCTTCCTGAAGCCCCACAGCAAGGACGGTCACAAGCAGCTGTCGCGCATCGACCGTTTCCACCTGGCTTTCAATACTGCCTACGACAAGATTCTTGGAAAGTATAAGAAGAGCATAGAGAAGTCGGTTCGCAAGCCGGTCATCATCATCATTGCCGTTGTGCTCGGTATCGCCGCACTGGCTGGCACGGCTTCCGTAACAAGCACGGGTCTGGTTCCTAGTGAGGATACGGGTACCATCTTCTGTACCATCTCCATGCCCCCTGCCACCTCTGTGGCTCGCACCAAGCAGGTTATCAGTCAGGTCGATTCTATCCTGGCTGCCGACCCCGCAATCCAGAGTCGAGAGCAGATTCAGGGTTACAACTTCATTGCCGGTTCGGGTTCCGACCAGGCCACCTTTATTATTAAACTGAAGCCGTTTAGCGAGCGTCAGAAAGGACTGTGGTGGAAAATCTCCGGCCTCTGGGAGGGCGATGGCATCTATCGTTTCTTCATGAACCCGCTCGATGCCAACATGGTTGTTGCTCAGATATTCATCAAGACTGCCCATATCAAGGATGCCTCTATTCTGGCCTTCTCACCGCCTATGATTCCTGGATTCTCGGCTTCTGGTGGTGTGTCGCTGGTGATGCAAGACCGTACTGGCGGCGACCTGCAGCGATTCTACGGAATTGTGAAAGACTATATCGCCGAACTCAACAAGCGTCCGGAGATACAGATGGCACAGACTTCCTACAACCCGTCTTATCCGCAGTACATGGTTCATGTCGATGTGGCTAAGTGTAAGCAGGTGGGCGTGTCGCCTTCTGTGGTGCTCAGCACCCTTCAGGGCTACTATGGCGGACTGTATGCCTCTAACTTCAATGCCTACGGAAAGCTATACCGCGTGATGATTCAGGGTGCTCCGGAAACCCGCATGACCGAAGAGTCGCTCAACAGCATCTATGTGCGCACACCGGCAGGCATGTCGCCCGTCAAGGAGTTCTGCACGCTGGAGCGCGTCTATGGTCCTTCAAACATCAACCGCTTCAACCTGTTCACATCTATCAACGTGCAGGTGCAGGAGGCCGACGGCTATTCTTCCGGTGAGGTGCTGAAGGCTTGTCAGGAAGTGGCTGCCACGATGCTTCCCACTGGTTACACCTACGACTACACGGGCTTGACACGTGAAGAGGCAAAGGCATCCAACTCTACGTGGATTATCTTCCTGCTGTGCTTCCTGTTCATATATCTGATTCTGTCGGCACAGTACGAGTCGTACATCTTGCCGTGGGCCGTGCTCCTCTCAGTACCTTTCGGTCTGGCTGGTTGCTTTGGCTTCACAGCATTGTTTGGCCACTCCAACGACATCTATATGCAGATTTCGCTTATCATGCTGATTGGACTGCTGGCTAAGAATGCCATCCTGATTATACAGTTCGCACTGGAGCGCCGCCAGACGGGTATGGCCATTTCGTGGGCTGCCGTGCTGGGTGCTGCTGCCCGTCTGCGTCCTATCCTGATGACTTCGCTGGCCATGATTATCGGTCTGCTGCCTATGATGTTTGCATCTGGCGTAGGCAAGAATGGTAACCAGACGCTGGGTGCTGCTGCCGTTGGCGGTATGCTTGTGGGCACGCTGCTCCAGATTTTTGTGGTGCCTGGCCTGTTCGTTATCTTCCAGACCTTGCAGGAGAAGTTCCGTCCTATGAAGTTTGAGGATGAGGAGAATGGCGATGTGGCTGCCGAGCTCGCTCAGTATGCACATGAGGAGCCTGTGACTTATGAATTGGAAAAATAA
- a CDS encoding phosphatase PAP2 family protein — protein sequence MKKVLFLLTFVAMSVTMSADNYLNLEPLELDVPEMKPELVEIVETPLNYELNDLSPEPKMDFDFFKSKTNPDVKEYKFMDDLTFVGVPLFVAGWAIKSDKAMFRVNNKQGKKNTQLLTDFKTRIDDYTQFFGPAMVVGLKLGGVEGRSDWPRLMASSLTSYAIMAGFVNGIKYTAKELRPDGSTRNSWPSGHTATSFVGATILHKEYGLTRSPWYSIAGYGVATATGVMRVLNNRHWVSDVMSGAGIGIVSTELGYALCDLMFKNKGLLRNDLSSTSNSPSFFSISMGVGLGGKDIDFNIFTDLQDAEQHGIDPGLAALFADEPAANVNIDFHSATVVDAEGAYFFNNYVGIGGRLRVRAMSAKSFGNYADISNEDANYIWDYDINEVYENASSPRSLTPDVIRAGGAPVTKMEGIVKSDHLAEFTGSLGLYFNLPLSSRFSLGTKMLIGRSFTQELDIDGHAEGYVKDINYNMTIINGKVTNLTVQDPTNTPNNDTYSDDWDYLTLGAKSSTSYGTGLSLTYRHKGNFSFRLFADYDYSKKTFTLMNDSYHFLKSGLTQVGYSLISNPQVSQLITDNTGGAFTIAQELNPYCLKKEKKMNYLTVGLSFLINL from the coding sequence ATGAAAAAAGTTCTTTTCCTTCTCACCTTTGTTGCGATGTCCGTAACAATGAGTGCAGACAACTACCTAAACCTAGAGCCCTTGGAACTTGACGTCCCAGAAATGAAGCCTGAATTGGTAGAAATTGTCGAGACACCATTAAATTACGAGCTGAACGATTTGTCACCTGAGCCGAAAATGGATTTTGATTTCTTCAAGTCGAAGACAAATCCTGATGTAAAAGAATACAAGTTCATGGACGACTTAACATTTGTGGGAGTACCTTTATTTGTAGCCGGATGGGCAATCAAAAGTGATAAAGCCATGTTCCGTGTCAACAATAAGCAAGGGAAAAAGAACACACAGTTGCTAACAGACTTCAAAACCCGCATTGACGACTATACACAGTTTTTTGGCCCTGCAATGGTTGTTGGTCTGAAATTAGGCGGTGTGGAAGGACGTAGCGACTGGCCCCGACTGATGGCGAGTTCGCTAACATCATATGCTATCATGGCCGGTTTTGTCAACGGCATCAAATACACAGCCAAAGAGCTACGCCCCGACGGTTCTACCCGCAACTCATGGCCATCGGGCCATACGGCGACATCATTTGTCGGTGCTACCATTTTACATAAAGAGTACGGTCTCACCCGTTCTCCTTGGTATTCGATAGCAGGCTATGGCGTAGCCACGGCCACTGGCGTGATGCGCGTTCTTAATAATCGACACTGGGTGAGTGACGTCATGTCGGGAGCTGGTATCGGTATTGTATCCACCGAGTTGGGTTATGCTTTGTGTGACCTAATGTTCAAGAACAAAGGGCTGCTTCGCAATGACTTAAGCTCCACATCCAACAGTCCCTCGTTCTTCAGTATATCAATGGGTGTGGGACTTGGAGGAAAAGATATTGACTTTAACATCTTCACTGACTTACAAGATGCTGAGCAACACGGAATTGATCCAGGGCTAGCTGCACTTTTTGCCGATGAACCGGCAGCAAACGTAAACATTGACTTCCACTCTGCCACTGTGGTCGATGCCGAAGGAGCCTATTTCTTCAACAACTATGTAGGTATTGGCGGTCGCTTACGCGTTAGAGCAATGTCTGCAAAATCGTTTGGGAACTATGCCGACATCTCCAACGAAGATGCCAATTATATTTGGGATTACGACATCAACGAAGTCTATGAAAATGCGTCAAGCCCCCGTTCACTTACGCCTGATGTCATCAGAGCTGGAGGCGCACCTGTCACCAAGATGGAGGGTATCGTCAAGAGCGACCATCTAGCTGAGTTTACCGGCAGTTTGGGTCTGTACTTCAACTTACCATTGAGCAGTCGCTTCTCATTGGGCACCAAGATGCTCATCGGTCGCAGTTTCACCCAAGAGCTCGATATAGACGGCCATGCTGAGGGCTATGTAAAAGACATTAACTACAATATGACCATTATCAATGGTAAGGTAACAAATCTTACCGTGCAAGATCCCACAAACACGCCTAACAATGACACTTATAGCGATGATTGGGACTACTTGACACTGGGTGCAAAATCCTCAACATCATACGGTACGGGGCTTTCACTTACCTATCGTCACAAGGGCAACTTCTCATTCAGACTATTTGCAGACTACGACTATTCAAAGAAGACCTTCACCCTTATGAATGACTCATATCATTTCTTAAAGAGTGGGCTCACCCAAGTGGGTTATAGCCTCATCAGCAACCCACAGGTATCGCAACTTATAACCGACAATACCGGAGGAGCGTTCACAATCGCTCAGGAACTTAATCCGTACTGTCTCAAAAAAGAAAAGAAGATGAACTACCTCACTGTAGGTCTTTCCTTCTTAATCAATCTATAA
- the lpxA gene encoding acyl-ACP--UDP-N-acetylglucosamine O-acyltransferase → MASEISPKAEISPKAKIGNNCKIFPFVYIEDDVEIGDNCIIFPFVSILDGARIGKGNKIHQGSVIAALPQDFNYRGEKSYVKIGDNNIIRENVVINRGTYREGSTVIGNHNYLLEGTHISHDTVVGDKCVFGNGVEIAGDCVIGNGVIFSTGAIQNANTRAGDLSLIQAGCAFSHDVPPYVIAGGNPMAYGGPNTTIMDIAKVDKKVQKHIANAYRLLFHGKTSIEDVVLQIKEQVPDSPEIQNIVRFLESTKRGIMCK, encoded by the coding sequence ATGGCAAGTGAAATTAGTCCTAAAGCTGAAATATCGCCTAAGGCGAAAATCGGCAACAACTGTAAGATATTCCCCTTTGTGTATATTGAGGACGATGTGGAGATTGGCGACAACTGTATCATCTTCCCCTTTGTAAGCATACTTGACGGCGCGCGTATTGGCAAGGGCAACAAGATTCACCAGGGATCGGTGATTGCTGCCTTGCCTCAGGACTTCAACTATCGTGGCGAGAAGTCGTACGTGAAGATTGGCGATAATAACATTATTCGCGAAAACGTGGTCATCAACCGCGGTACCTATCGTGAGGGATCCACGGTTATAGGCAACCATAACTACCTGCTCGAGGGTACGCATATCAGCCACGACACCGTGGTTGGCGACAAGTGCGTGTTTGGCAACGGTGTAGAGATTGCGGGCGACTGTGTTATTGGCAATGGTGTCATCTTCTCTACCGGTGCCATCCAGAATGCCAATACCCGTGCTGGCGACCTGTCGCTGATTCAGGCGGGCTGTGCCTTCTCTCACGATGTGCCTCCTTATGTGATTGCTGGTGGAAATCCTATGGCGTATGGCGGTCCTAATACCACTATCATGGACATTGCCAAGGTTGATAAGAAGGTTCAGAAGCACATTGCCAATGCCTATCGTCTGCTGTTCCACGGAAAAACAAGTATTGAGGATGTGGTGTTGCAGATCAAGGAGCAGGTGCCCGATAGCCCTGAGATTCAGAATATCGTGCGCTTCCTTGAATCCACGAAGCGCGGTATTATGTGTAAATAA
- a CDS encoding efflux RND transporter periplasmic adaptor subunit: MKKNRMMLVAAVATVLVSCGGGSGRPTFGDNEYPVETVSVQDASLQSTYPATINGIQDVEIRPKVSGFLTQVCVSEGQTVNAGQVLFVIDNETYQAQVRQAQAAVNTAQSGMKTAKLTFENTKQLHANKVVGDYELQTAENTYLSAQAQLAQAQAALASAQEALSFCYVKSPAKGVVGTLPLKKGALVSASNVLTHVSDISTMDVYFSMTEKDMLTMSQAEGGLKSAVEAFPALKLQLADGTVYGYEGHVTTISGVIDRSTGSVQLKAQFPNPDKLLKSGGSGTIIIPRSANAAIIIPQTVVMEVQNKKFVYLVNDSNKVQYTEINVDPQTDGNNYIVTSGLKVGDKYVTNGITKLTDQMEIVPITPQRYQEKIQEQAKAMTASDIVNAMKK, encoded by the coding sequence ATGAAAAAGAACAGAATGATGCTGGTTGCAGCGGTTGCAACCGTACTGGTGTCGTGTGGTGGAGGCAGTGGCCGTCCCACTTTTGGCGACAATGAGTATCCCGTGGAAACTGTGAGCGTGCAGGATGCCTCGCTGCAGTCCACCTATCCAGCTACAATTAATGGTATTCAGGACGTGGAAATCCGTCCGAAAGTTTCAGGATTCCTTACCCAGGTCTGTGTGTCTGAAGGCCAGACGGTGAATGCCGGTCAGGTGCTCTTCGTGATTGACAACGAGACCTATCAGGCTCAGGTGCGTCAGGCCCAGGCTGCCGTCAACACCGCTCAGAGCGGTATGAAAACTGCCAAGCTGACCTTCGAGAACACCAAGCAGCTCCATGCCAACAAGGTGGTGGGCGACTATGAGTTGCAGACTGCCGAGAACACTTATCTCAGTGCGCAGGCACAGCTGGCTCAGGCTCAGGCTGCGCTGGCTTCTGCCCAGGAAGCCCTCAGCTTCTGCTATGTCAAGAGTCCTGCCAAGGGCGTTGTAGGCACGCTGCCCCTGAAGAAGGGGGCTCTGGTTAGTGCTTCAAACGTGCTGACGCACGTATCGGATATCAGCACCATGGATGTCTATTTCTCAATGACCGAGAAGGATATGCTCACCATGTCGCAGGCCGAGGGTGGTCTGAAGAGTGCTGTAGAGGCTTTCCCCGCCTTGAAACTCCAGTTGGCCGACGGTACCGTCTATGGCTATGAGGGCCACGTGACGACAATCAGCGGCGTCATCGACCGTTCTACAGGTTCCGTACAGCTGAAGGCCCAGTTCCCCAACCCCGACAAACTGCTGAAGAGCGGCGGTTCGGGCACCATCATTATTCCGCGTTCTGCCAATGCCGCTATCATCATACCGCAGACAGTGGTGATGGAGGTGCAGAACAAGAAGTTCGTCTATCTGGTTAACGACAGCAATAAAGTGCAATATACAGAGATTAACGTAGATCCTCAGACCGATGGCAACAATTACATTGTGACGAGTGGCCTCAAGGTGGGCGACAAGTACGTGACCAACGGTATTACCAAACTGACCGACCAGATGGAAATCGTGCCCATTACGCCTCAGCGCTATCAGGAGAAAATCCAGGAGCAGGCTAAGGCTATGACGGCAAGCGACATTGTGAATGCCATGAAAAAGTGA
- a CDS encoding CCA tRNA nucleotidyltransferase — MKLYSDEELAEILDQDIFHQISEAADRLGLECYVVGGYVRDIFLERPSNDIDVVVVGSGISVAQELKRMLGRKAHLSVFKNFGTAQVKFHDTEVEFVGARKESYSHDSRKPIVENGTLEDDQNRRDFTINAMAICLNKSRFGELVDPFNGLADLEDGIIATPLEPGITFSDDPLRMMRCIRFATQLNFQIEDETFEALERMADRIKIVSGERIEVELNKIVMSPHPSKGFVDLQRSGLLNIILPELAALDIVEQKNGRAHKNNFYHTLEVLENVVKSGNSSLYLRWAALLHDIGKTKTKRWDPAIGWTFHNHNYIGAKMVGEIFRRLKLPLGTEMKYVQKLVDLHMRPQVIADSEVTDSAVRRLLNDAGDDIDDLMTLCEADITSKNEVRKKMFLENFRTVREKLADLQEKDYKRLLQPVIDGNEIMELFHLKPSREVGVLKQYLKDAVLDNKVENEREPLMQLLMAKAKQMGLI, encoded by the coding sequence ATGAAGTTATATTCTGACGAAGAACTGGCTGAAATATTAGACCAAGATATATTCCATCAAATCAGCGAAGCTGCTGATCGACTCGGGCTTGAATGCTATGTCGTAGGCGGTTATGTGCGTGATATTTTTCTTGAGCGTCCATCAAATGATATCGATGTCGTTGTCGTAGGGAGTGGTATCTCTGTGGCTCAGGAATTGAAGCGTATGCTGGGACGCAAAGCTCATCTCTCTGTATTCAAGAATTTTGGTACGGCTCAAGTGAAATTCCACGATACCGAGGTGGAATTCGTTGGCGCCCGTAAGGAGAGCTACAGCCATGACTCGCGTAAACCCATTGTAGAGAATGGTACGTTGGAAGATGACCAAAATCGCCGCGACTTTACGATCAATGCAATGGCTATTTGCTTGAATAAGAGTCGTTTTGGCGAACTCGTGGATCCATTCAATGGCCTGGCTGATTTGGAAGATGGTATCATTGCCACGCCACTAGAACCTGGCATTACTTTTAGTGATGACCCTCTGCGTATGATGCGTTGCATTCGCTTTGCTACCCAACTTAATTTCCAAATTGAAGACGAGACCTTTGAGGCTCTCGAACGCATGGCTGACCGTATAAAAATCGTTAGCGGTGAACGCATCGAAGTGGAGCTCAATAAGATTGTTATGTCGCCTCATCCCAGCAAGGGCTTTGTTGATTTGCAACGTTCTGGACTCCTCAATATTATTTTGCCAGAATTGGCAGCTCTTGATATCGTAGAACAGAAGAATGGACGCGCTCACAAGAATAATTTCTATCATACCTTGGAGGTGTTAGAGAACGTTGTAAAGAGCGGAAATAGTTCGTTATATCTAAGATGGGCCGCTTTGCTTCACGACATAGGAAAGACAAAGACTAAGCGTTGGGATCCTGCTATAGGGTGGACATTCCATAATCATAATTATATCGGCGCAAAGATGGTGGGCGAAATCTTCCGTCGCCTAAAGTTACCTTTGGGAACGGAGATGAAGTATGTGCAGAAACTTGTTGATCTCCATATGCGTCCGCAGGTTATCGCTGATAGTGAGGTCACTGACTCTGCTGTTCGTCGTCTGTTGAATGATGCGGGTGATGATATTGATGACTTGATGACCCTTTGCGAAGCTGATATCACCAGTAAGAACGAGGTGCGCAAGAAAATGTTCCTTGAAAACTTCCGTACGGTTCGTGAAAAACTGGCTGACCTTCAGGAAAAAGACTATAAACGCTTGTTGCAACCCGTTATTGACGGCAATGAAATCATGGAGTTGTTCCATCTGAAACCTTCACGTGAAGTGGGCGTTCTTAAGCAGTACCTGAAAGATGCTGTTCTCGATAATAAGGTGGAGAACGAACGTGAACCATTGATGCAGTTGTTGATGGCTAAGGCAAAGCAAATGGGATTGATTTGA
- a CDS encoding leucine-rich repeat domain-containing protein has product MEEKTPFYKQIWFLGGLATIAIFALCFVGINYVSQPDEPKGPEVEMEIIATLQTNEPLIKIAREQGWVEADATEFTSVDAAAVDSIGTIFSGSNLVKFPEFRYFVGLTTIDAGAFAHADQLKEIVIPSQVGEIAYGAFADCPALESISVDTANTRYDSRDNCNGVICTWKGKLMLVAGCKNTVLSDRVYHIAPHAFRGCKQLVSITFPERMETIGDSAFMDCENLKKVSVPQGVRFVEPGTFVNCTALQTLSLPKSIERLQKDAFKGCRNLVKIICPKKYPPIIEDAFDSYGSIVYVPQGLQNKYYADKYWKYFKDVKELN; this is encoded by the coding sequence ATGGAAGAAAAAACACCGTTTTACAAGCAGATCTGGTTTCTTGGAGGCTTGGCAACCATCGCCATTTTTGCACTTTGTTTCGTAGGAATCAATTATGTAAGTCAACCCGACGAACCTAAGGGGCCGGAGGTCGAGATGGAAATTATCGCTACGCTTCAAACCAACGAGCCATTGATTAAGATTGCCCGTGAGCAAGGTTGGGTTGAGGCTGATGCCACAGAGTTTACCAGTGTCGATGCCGCAGCAGTGGATAGTATCGGTACTATTTTCAGTGGCAGTAATCTGGTTAAATTTCCAGAATTCCGCTATTTTGTAGGCTTGACGACGATTGATGCTGGGGCATTTGCACATGCCGATCAGTTGAAGGAAATCGTGATTCCATCACAGGTTGGTGAAATTGCCTATGGTGCTTTTGCTGATTGCCCGGCATTGGAGTCTATCAGCGTAGATACAGCAAATACTCGTTATGACTCGCGTGACAACTGCAATGGCGTGATTTGTACATGGAAAGGAAAGCTGATGCTGGTGGCAGGCTGTAAAAATACAGTGTTGTCCGACCGTGTCTATCATATTGCTCCCCATGCCTTCCGCGGATGTAAACAACTCGTGTCTATCACATTCCCAGAGCGTATGGAGACTATTGGCGATTCAGCGTTTATGGATTGCGAAAACTTGAAGAAAGTTTCTGTGCCTCAGGGTGTTCGCTTTGTTGAACCAGGCACATTCGTTAATTGTACAGCTTTACAGACGCTGAGCTTGCCGAAGAGTATTGAGCGTCTGCAGAAAGATGCCTTCAAAGGATGCCGCAATTTGGTGAAGATAATATGCCCCAAGAAATATCCGCCTATTATAGAGGATGCCTTTGATTCTTATGGTTCTATTGTCTATGTACCTCAGGGGCTTCAGAATAAGTATTATGCAGATAAGTATTGGAAGTACTTTAAGGATGTCAAAGAATTGAATTAG
- a CDS encoding TolC family protein: MNINRIYKGGVWAIACLLLTSCGLYNKYERPEDLNTKGLIRDLTNDADTLVLNTDDNFGNLPWREVFTDPQLQGLIETALENNTDLRNAALNVKMMETALTCAKLAFLPSVAFAPQGTISQVQMDGASVNRTYQLPIAATWNVDLFGNLLSQKRSAQMKLLATKDYQVAVQTQIICGVANLYYTLMMLDEQLDIVTDMEGLTKDTWDMMQLQMQLGRARSTSVQTAEANYYSVQAKKLDLKRQIREMENSMSLLLNEPGHQIPRGKFYNQSLPTNFSAGVGIQLLSNRADVHAAEMALAQCFYDTETARSRFYPNISISGTAMFTNSLGASVVNPGKWILSAVGSLTQPIFQHGQIVAGLKVAKAQQEQALNSFQSTILKAGNEVSNALLAYNSCNEKSALDEKQVKIYEQNVEDTKLLYTSKGSSYLEVIQAQNGLLNARISKVTDDFNKMQAVVNLYQALGGGSK, encoded by the coding sequence ATGAATATAAATAGAATCTATAAAGGCGGGGTGTGGGCAATTGCTTGCCTACTCCTCACCAGTTGCGGACTCTACAATAAATACGAGCGTCCGGAGGATTTGAACACCAAGGGCTTGATTCGCGACCTGACGAACGATGCAGATACATTGGTGCTGAACACGGATGACAACTTCGGAAACCTGCCTTGGCGTGAAGTCTTCACCGATCCGCAGTTGCAAGGTCTTATTGAGACTGCTCTTGAGAATAATACCGACCTGCGTAATGCTGCCCTCAACGTGAAAATGATGGAGACGGCATTAACCTGTGCAAAACTGGCATTCCTGCCTTCAGTGGCTTTCGCCCCTCAGGGCACTATCAGTCAGGTGCAGATGGATGGTGCTTCGGTGAATCGCACCTATCAGTTGCCTATCGCAGCTACATGGAATGTTGACCTCTTTGGCAACCTGCTCTCTCAGAAGCGTTCGGCTCAAATGAAACTGTTGGCTACAAAGGATTATCAGGTGGCTGTTCAGACACAGATTATCTGCGGTGTGGCCAATCTCTATTACACGCTGATGATGCTTGACGAGCAACTTGACATCGTGACCGATATGGAGGGCCTCACCAAGGATACATGGGACATGATGCAGCTGCAGATGCAGTTGGGGCGTGCCCGTTCTACCAGTGTGCAGACGGCTGAGGCCAACTATTACAGTGTGCAGGCAAAGAAATTAGATTTGAAGCGTCAGATTCGTGAGATGGAGAACTCTATGTCGCTGTTGCTCAATGAGCCAGGTCATCAGATTCCTCGCGGCAAGTTCTATAACCAGTCGCTGCCCACGAATTTCTCGGCTGGCGTTGGCATTCAGTTGCTGAGCAACCGTGCAGATGTTCATGCTGCCGAGATGGCTTTGGCTCAATGCTTCTATGACACAGAAACTGCCCGTTCGCGCTTCTATCCGAATATCTCGATTTCCGGTACCGCTATGTTCACCAACTCGCTGGGAGCGTCTGTTGTGAATCCTGGTAAGTGGATTCTCTCTGCTGTAGGCTCGCTCACGCAGCCCATCTTCCAGCACGGCCAGATTGTGGCAGGACTGAAGGTGGCCAAGGCTCAGCAGGAGCAGGCTCTGAATTCTTTTCAGAGCACCATCCTGAAGGCTGGCAATGAGGTGAGCAATGCGCTCCTGGCCTATAATTCTTGCAACGAGAAAAGTGCGCTCGACGAGAAGCAGGTGAAAATCTACGAACAGAACGTGGAGGACACCAAGTTGCTTTATACCTCAAAAGGCTCTTCTTATTTGGAGGTTATCCAAGCTCAGAACGGTCTGCTTAATGCCCGCATTTCAAAGGTCACCGACGACTTCAACAAGATGCAGGCTGTAGTAAATCTCTATCAGGCTCTTGGTGGAGGAAGTAAATAA